One genomic window of Medicago truncatula cultivar Jemalong A17 chromosome 1, MtrunA17r5.0-ANR, whole genome shotgun sequence includes the following:
- the LOC11429298 gene encoding NADH dehydrogenase [ubiquinone] flavoprotein 1, mitochondrial, whose amino-acid sequence MRGILSLKRAVLVRQHSEKLGLGVRLFSTQGASTASTPQPPPPPPPPEKTHFGGLKDEDRIFTNLYGLHDPFLKGAMKRGDWHRTKDLVIKGTDWIVNEMKKSGLRGRGGAGFPSGLKWSFMPKVSDGRPSYLVVNADESEPGTCKDREIMRHDPHKLLEGCLIAGVGMRATAAYIYIRGEYVNERLNLEKARKEAYAAGLLGKNACGSGYDFDVHIHYGAGAYICGEETALLESLEGKQGKPRLKPPFPANAGLYGCPTTVTNVETVAVSPTILRRGPEWFASFGRKNNAGTKLYCVSGHVNKPCTVEEEMSMPLKELIERHCGGVRGGWDNLLAIIPGGSSVPLIPKHVCDDVLMDYDALKAVGSGLGTAAVIVMDKSTDVVDAIARLSYFYKHESCGQCTPCREGTGWLWMIMERMKVGNAKLEEIDMLQEVTKQIEGHTICALGDAAAWPVQGLIRHFRPELERRIKENAQRELLQATG is encoded by the coding sequence ATGAGGGGCATTCTTTCTTTAAAGAGGGCAGTGTTGGTTCGACAACATAGCGAAAAGTTGGGTCTTGGTGTTAGATTATTTAGCACTCAGGGTGCCTCAACTGCAAGTACTCCGCAgcctccaccaccacctccacctCCAGAGAAAACCCATTTTGGTGGACTTAAGGATGAGGACAGGATTTTTACCAACTTGTATGGGCTGCATGATCCTTTCCTGAAAGGTGCCATGAAACGTGGTGATTGGCATCGCACTAAAGATTTGGTAATTAAGGGTACTGATTGGATCGTTAATGAAATGAAGAAGTCTGGTCTCCGCGGACGTGGTGGTGCCGGTTTTCCTTCTGGCCTTAAATGGTCATTTATGCCAAAAGTATCTGATGGTCGTCCTTCTTACCTTGTTGTTAATGCTGATGAAAGTGAACCTGGCACCTGCAAAGACAGGGAAATCATGCGCCACGACCCACATAAGTTGTTAGAAGGTTGCTTAATTGCTGGAGTGGGAATGAGGGCTACTGCTGCTTACATCTACATCAGGGGTGAATATGTGAATGAACGTTTAAATCTTGAAAAGGCTAGGAAAGAGGCTTATGCAGCTGGTCTTTTGGGTAAGAATGCTTGTGGCTCAGGCTATGATTTTGATGTTCATATCCACTATGGTGCTGGAGCTTATATTTGTGGTGAGGAAACAGCTCTCTTGGAGAGCCTTGAAGGGAAACAAGGTAAACCAAGATTGAAGCCTCCTTTCCCAGCCAATGCAGGATTGTATGGTTGTCCCACCACTGTCACAAATGTGGAAACCGTAGCTGTCTCTCCAACCATTTTAAGGCGTGGGCCAGAATGGTTTGCCAGTTTTGGTAGGAAGAACAACGCTGGGACAAAGTTGTATTGTGTGTCAGGACATGTGAACAAGCCTTGCACTGTTGAGGAGGAAATGAGTATGCCACTGAAGGAATTGATTGAGAGGCACTGTGGAGGTGTTAGAGGAGGATGGGACAATTTGCTTGCTATTATTCCAGGAGGATCATCTGTTCCACTGATTCCAAAACATGTATGTGATGATGTTCTGATGGATTATGATGCGTTGAAGGCTGTTGGGTCAGGGTTGGGGACTGCAGCTGTGATTGTGATGGATAAGTCTACTGATGTTGTGGATGCCATTGCAAGGCTCTCGTACTTCTACAAGCATGAAAGCTGTGGGCAGTGCACACCATGCAGGGAGGGAACAGGATGGCTTTGGATGATCATGGAAAGAATGAAAGTTGGTAATGCCAAGCTAGAAGAAATTGATATGCTTCAGGAGGTGACTAAGCAAATTGAAGGGCACACAATCTGTGCCTTGGGTGACGCTGCTGCATGGCCAGTGCAGGGACTTATCAGGCATTTCAGGCCCGAGCTTGAGAGAAGGATTAAAGAGAATGCACAGAGGGAGTTGCTGCAGGCCACTGGTTAG